A window of the Streptomyces finlayi genome harbors these coding sequences:
- the nagA gene encoding N-acetylglucosamine-6-phosphate deacetylase, whose translation MAGRADSTVLAGARVVLPTGTVENGRVIVEGDRIAGSATEDARTLDLTGYWVVPGFVDMHNHGGGGASFTSGTVDEVLTGIRTHRAHGTTTLVASTVTGEMDFLAHRAGILSELVQQGDLAGIHFEGPFISPCRKGAHSEGLLRDPDPAEVRKLMDAARGTAKMFTLATELPGGIESVRLLAEHGVIAAIGHTDATYEQTVEAIDAGATVATHLFNAMPGLGHRAPGPIAALLEDERVTVELINDGTHLHPAALELAYRHAGAARVALITDAMDAAGFGDGRYQLGPLAVDVKDGVARLVEGDSIAGSTLTLDTAFRRSVTVDRIPVGDVVQSISANPAQLLGVYDKVGSLEPGKDADLVVLDEDFVLKGVMRKGEWIIEPGA comes from the coding sequence ATGGCCGGACGCGCAGACAGCACAGTTCTCGCAGGTGCCCGGGTGGTGCTGCCGACCGGGACGGTCGAGAACGGCCGGGTGATCGTCGAGGGCGACAGGATCGCGGGCAGTGCGACGGAGGACGCCCGGACCCTCGATCTGACCGGCTACTGGGTCGTGCCCGGCTTCGTCGACATGCACAACCACGGCGGGGGCGGCGCGTCCTTCACCTCCGGCACCGTGGACGAGGTACTGACCGGCATCCGTACGCACCGCGCGCACGGCACCACGACTCTGGTGGCCTCCACCGTCACCGGCGAAATGGACTTCCTCGCCCATCGGGCCGGCATCCTCTCCGAACTGGTACAGCAGGGCGACCTGGCGGGCATCCACTTCGAGGGCCCGTTCATCTCCCCGTGCCGCAAGGGCGCCCACAGCGAGGGCCTGCTGCGCGACCCGGACCCGGCCGAGGTCCGCAAGCTGATGGACGCGGCGCGCGGCACGGCGAAGATGTTCACCCTCGCCACCGAACTGCCGGGCGGCATCGAGTCCGTACGGCTGCTCGCCGAGCACGGGGTGATCGCGGCGATCGGGCACACCGACGCCACCTACGAGCAGACCGTCGAGGCGATCGACGCGGGCGCCACCGTCGCCACGCACCTCTTCAACGCGATGCCGGGCCTCGGCCACCGCGCGCCGGGACCGATCGCGGCCCTGTTGGAGGACGAGCGGGTCACCGTCGAGCTGATCAACGACGGCACGCACCTGCACCCGGCCGCCCTGGAGCTGGCCTACCGCCACGCGGGCGCCGCCCGCGTCGCGCTGATCACGGACGCGATGGACGCGGCCGGGTTCGGCGACGGCCGGTACCAGCTCGGTCCCCTCGCGGTCGATGTCAAGGACGGTGTCGCCCGCCTGGTGGAGGGCGACTCGATCGCCGGCTCCACCCTCACCCTGGACACCGCGTTCCGCCGGTCCGTGACCGTCGACCGGATTCCCGTCGGTGATGTCGTCCAGTCCATCTCCGCCAACCCGGCGCAACTGCTGGGCGTGTACGACAAGGTCGGCTCCCTGGAACCCGGCAAGGACGCGGACCTCGTGGTCCTGGACGAGGACTTCGTCCTCAAGGGCGTCATGCGCAAGGGCGAGTGGATCATCGAGCCAGGCGCGTGA